The window CCGCCTCCATGGCAAACACATTCGCCGTCCCCACAGGCAAAATGCCCAGGCGCACATCCGTTCCAACAATCGGTTGGATGACTTCGTTGATCGTGCCGTCGCCCCCTGCGGCAATCAACACGTCCACACCTTCGGCCACGGCCTCACGGGCGATATCGGTCGCGTTGCGCTCAGGGGTTGTTTCGCGCCACGAGACAAGCCAGCCATGTTCGACAAGATAGCCCACAGCACGACGGAGCGCGTCGCGCTGGCCGGGGGCGGTGCCGGCAACGGGGTTGAGAATCAGAACCGCTTTCATGGTGGGCATTATACGATGAAGCCAGAGACAAGCAACAAAAAAGCGCGACCGTGCGGTCGCGCGAGGCGGAGGGAGAGGGATTTGAACCCCCGGTGGGCGCAATGCCCACAACGCATTTCGAGTGCGTCCCGTTCAGCCAGGCTCCGGCATCCCTCCATGCAGGTTGGTAGTATACTCATTTTGGGCGTTCAGGCAAACATTTGCGCGTTGCGCGCCTGTTTGCCGACCAACACCCCCAATCGTCTTTGACGCTCGCCCAACCACATGGTATACTTTTCACAATTGTGAACATTTGTTCGAGAATAAGGCCATGTGGGGCGATCTCGCGCAAGAACAATCTATTCTGCAAGCGCTGCTGGACGCAGCCGGGTTGCCCGCCGAGGTTGAACGAGCGGCGGACCACGGCGAGGCGCACTGGTTCTACCTGCGCACCACGCTGGACCCCGCCGCGTTCGAGGTGCTGCGCCCGGCGGTGGCGCGCGCGTTTGACGGCGCGACGCTTCGTTGGCGTCCACACGCCCCCTGGTTGGTGCTGGAAATCGTGCGGGCGACGCCCCAACGCCCCTTTGCGCTGGCGGACGTCTGGTCGCACGTGGCGGCGTTGCCGCGCTTCACCGCCTTGCTTGGCGTCACCCCGGAAAACGCCCCCGTGCACCTCACACTGGACTACCCGGACAACGCCAGCCTGCTGGTGAGCGGCGGTGCGCAAAGCGGCAAAAGCAATCTCCTGCGCCTGCTCGCGCTTTCAGCGGCGCTCTCCACCCCGCCGCGCGAATTGCGCATGGCGCTGCTGCATGGTCCCCGCGGCGACAACCTGCACGCCCTGCGCACGTTGCCCCACGTCTGGCATGTGGCGGCGCGCCCGGCGTTGCCCGCGCTGGTGGAACGGCTCCGCGCGCGCACGGGCGGCGGACAGCCGGCGCTGGTGCTGGTAGTGATTGACGACGTGGAAGACATTCTTGTGCGCAGTGGCGTGCGTGGTGAAAAAGCGCTGGATTGGCTGCTCAGCGAAGGCGCGGCGCACCATGTGATGACCGTCATGGCGGCGCGCGCACTCGCCCATCTGCCCGCTCACCTGCGCGAGTTGCCGCGCGTGCACCTGACAGCCGCGCCCGTTGGTGCGCAGATTGTCAAAGCGGGCGAAGCGGTGCCGCCTCGGGTGCAGGGGGCGCAGTTTGTGCTCCGCCACGCAGCATTGGGGGATGAAACGCTGGTGCGCGTGCCCTGGTGCGGCGCACGCGCCTGCGCGCACGTCGTGACGTGGTACAAGGCGCACCGCCCCATTGTGGAACCATTGCCCGAAGGGCGCGCCGCTCCCGAGGAAGCGGCGGCGGAAGAGGTCGCTTCACCATTCGATGAAACCGAAATTCCCGAACTGACGCTGGATGACGAGTAGCGCCATGCCCATTCCACCACCACCCATTGCTCTCACACCCGAACAAATGCGCCTGCTGGACGCATACGCCGACGCCTTGCAGGACGGCAATCGCCGCATCAACCTGACGGCTATCACCGACCGCGACGCCATCTTCATCAAGCATTTTTGGGATACGCTGGCAATCACGCCCCACTTGGACGCGCTGTTGCCCCCCGACGCCCATCTGATTGACGTCGGCACGGGGGGCGGTATTCCGGGGCTGGTGCTGGCGATTGCGCGCCCCACCTGGCGCATCACCCTGCTGGACGCCACACGCAAGAAAGTGCATTTTGTGGAAGAGACCGCGCGCACGCTGGGGCTGAACAATGTGCGCGCCGTCTGGGGGCGTGCCGAAGAGGTTGCCCGCGAGAGCGACCACCGCGAGCAGTACGATGCGGCGGTGGCGCGGGCGGTTGCTCCGTTGCGGGTGCTGGCGGAACTCTGCCTGCCGTTTGTGCGTGTGGGCGGCTGGTGGTGCGCGATGAAAGGTCCCGCTGTTGCCGAAGAAGCCGCTGAGGCGCACGCTGCGATTGCCCTGTTGGGGGGCGAACCGCCCCACATCGAAATGGTGGAGGTGCCGGGGGCGGACGCTCAGCGGGCTGTGGTGCTGGTGCGCAAACACGCCCCCACACCGGAGCGATACCCGCGCCGCGCGGGGGTGCCCCACAAGCGCCCTCTGGGGTGAGCAGGTCGGCTACTCGTCCTATCTCCTTTTGACGAAGAGCCAGACGATAAGCAGCAGCAACGCCAGGAAAACTCCAAGCATAAAGATCGTCCCGCCCCAAAGGTATCGCTCCCACTCAAAGGCGATGCCCTTTATTTCGGATATCATATCTTCTATGAAGAACAGGCCCAGGTAGGCACCTATGGAAGCCAAGACTCTGAGCGCCGTATTAGAGGGCTGCATATAGCAAACACCGAGCATACCAATCATCAGAAGCACGAAAAACCACGCCAACCGGTCAACTGGTGTGCCGAACAACCCCACGCTCGATTGATTCAGTTCAAACTACAACATGCTCCCCACACTCAACCAAACACCAAGGCGCACGCTCCTTTGCGTGACGTAGGGGATGAGCAAAAGCGTGCCCCACAAGCCGGCAAACAACAAGCCCCCCACGACGAGAACGTCATGCAGCGTCCAGGAGAAATCTGAAAGCAAGGCTGCGATGGACAAAGGAATTGCCAATAGCCCCAATGTAAACGTGAAAGCGGTTTGGGCAGTGCTCATGAGCATAGGCGGTGTTTTATCTTGCTTCATCATCACATTCCCACGTATAGAGGTTTATATCATGTGAATGTATGCGCAGGCGGCAATACCCCTTCTTCAATACCGCCAGCGAGCCAACAACCGCACTTCATTACTCACCAGTCATCCTGCACTGGTTTGGCAAAAATCGCGATGAGGAAGTTGACCGCCAAGAAAAAAAACCAGAAGAGGAAGAAGGCTATGGGAAGCGCGTACTTCTCCCATGCGAGTGTGCCGCTCTCCATTTCCAACAGCATGTTTTTTATGATGGTGGTGTAGAACATGTAGCCGCCGGCAACAGCCATAACTTCCAACACCACGACGACTGGCCCGCTGTAAAGCATAATGGTCGGCATGCCAATCACCAGGAGCAAAACAACCCACGCGAGCGGGTCCATCGGTGTTGTGAATAATCCCGCGCCCAACTGATTCCACACAACCCAACACATGCCCACCACACTCAACCAGAGAATCAAGCGCACACTTTTTTGTGGGATGTAAGAGACGAGCAAAAGCGTGCCCCACAAACCGGCAAACAACCAGTTCACCACGAAGAGAAGTTCTTTCGGCGTCCACGTCCACTCAAGAGATGGATCCAGGACGCTCAAGACAAAGGGGATAGCCAACAGTTCCAACGTAAATACAAAAGCGGTTCGGGTAATGACAAGAAAGGACGGGCTCTTTTGTTTTTCCATACTCACCCCCACACAAAACGGTTGCTATCGAGTGATGATACGAGCGCGGCGTAAATAGGTTCCTTCTTCAATACCGCTAGCGAACCCAGCAAAATGAGTTTGCGGCGTGCGCGTGTGATGGCAACGTTGAGCCGACGTTCATCACGCAGCAAATCGGGCACGAAAGGCGCATACAGACTGAGCGAAACAATGATGAGGTCCCGTTCCTGCCCCTGGAAACGGTCAACCGTGTCCACGCTGTTGCGAATGTGCTCAAGCGCCCCCTCGCCAAAGCGGCGCACCAACATGCGCCGAATGGCAGCGACCTGCGCCCGAAACGGCGCAATCACCCCCACTTGCTCCCACGTCAATCCAGCGGCAAAGTACCCTTCCAGCAGGTCGGCGACCAGCGCGGCTTCGTGCTCGTTCTGCCGCGGCAAGCCGTTGGCGGAGAGCGGCGTATCCACCCAGACGACGGGGCGCGCCGGGTCGCGGATGGGCGCATAGGCATCGTCGGGAAGCGCCCCTACCGCCAGGCGAGCGCGTGCGACTTCGTCCGTGCCCGGCACCAGGCGGTTGTCGTACCAGCGTTCGCTGGCAATGCGGCAAATGTCGGCGTTCATGCGGTACTGCTCTTCCAGCATGACGGTGGCGATTCCCCCGCGCTGCATGTCCGCCACAATCAGGTCCTCGAAGAGCGAGCGCGAGAGGCGCGGCGTCTGGTCTTCAAAGAGAATGTCGCTCATGCGGCGTCGCCCTTCGCTTTGGACGACGGGCGGCAACTGCTTGTGGTCGCCAATGAGCACGAATTTGCGGGCAAAACGGAGCGGCGCAAGCGTGGCGGGCAAGGTCATTTGCCCGGCTTCGTCCACAATCGCCACATCGAAACGCAATGCGCCGTCCCACGTGCCGCGCATCCAGGTTGAGGCGGTGGCGGCAAGGACGGGCGCTTCCAACAACAACCGGCGCATCTGCGCAATGTGCGTTTCCACGTCTTCATGGAACGCCAGTTCGCCCAGCAAGCGACCATGCACCTGCGGGTCGGTGCGCAACGGGTTGCCCAGCCGCACCACGTGTTCCCCCAACCCCACGTCCAGGAGCGCCCGCACCATGTTGTCCACGGCGGTGTTGGTTCCAGCCGCCAGCAACACCCGCTCACCGCGCGCCAGACATTCGCGCACCAGCGCCGCGATGAGCGTTGTTTTCCCCGTGCCGGGGGGACCCTGCACCAGCATGTAGTCGCGCATGCGGGCGAGTTTGTCCAGCGCTTCTTGCTGGCGTTCGTTGAGAGGGCGTCCCCCGATGGTGGGCGCATGGTGCAGACGTGGCACGGCGGCGTCGAAGAGGGGGGCGCGGTGCCGAATCACAAGGTCGCGCCGTTCGGGGGGCTGTTTCAGCCAGAGCCAGAGCGGCGTGTACTGGCGTGTGAGCAAATCTTCGGATGTGTACTGGTCCACCAGTTGGGGCGTAAATTCCAGCGGTTCGTCCACCTGCACGGTGAGGCTGGTTTCATCAATCGCCACGATGGTGGCTTCCGCCATGCGCCCACTGAGCGGTCCCGGCGCTTCACTCAGCAGCACATAATCGCCGGCGCGCAGTTCGGACTGGTTGTCGGCGGCGAAAGTGTAGAGCACACCTTCCCCCTGCGCGCGCAGGTCGCGGTAGTCGGTTTGGCGGTCGAGAATGATGGTAGCGCCGGTTTGCACACGGGCGTCGGGCGTCATCGCCCACAAGGTGGCGTGGGCGGCTTTGACAACGGTCAACTCCTGGTCGAGCAGGCGCACCCACGTACGGAACCAGCGGCGGGTCTCGGCGTCAAACTGGCGTTCAAAGCCGAACCGCCCGCGCACGTCCGCCCAGGGGCGTGTGTCCTTGTGCCCCAGCAAGACTGTGGCGGCTTCGCACACTTCGGCGGCGACACACTTGCGGCACTTGTTGGCGCTGTACTGCTCGAAAGGCGCAAAGCCCAGATGGTCAATGAGCACTACGCGGTTGCGGGCAATCACCACCTGCTGGAAGACGTGCGGATTGAGCGCGGCGTCGTAGCGCACGGCTTTGTCGCCTTCCCCGTTGGGATAGAGCACAAACGCTTGATACCCCTCAGGACGCGCCCAGCGGCGCGCCAGCGTCATCAGGACATAGGCGGCTAACTGCACCTGGTCGCCCAGGCGAATACGCTCGCCCCAGGGCTTGCCCGTTTTCAATTCCCCCACCCAGACATTGCCGGGGATTTCCCACAAGGCGTCAATGCGCCCTTTCAAGCCCACTTGCGGCGCGAGCAGGAACGTTTCACTGCGTCCGGTGGGGCTGGGCAGCGATTCGGCGCGATGCCAGCGGTAGAGCCGTTCGAGAATGGGGCGCACGTCGTTGGCGAAAAACTCGCGCACGTCCAGGTGCAACAGCGCCAGGTGAAGCGCCGAGATGCGCCAGGCGGTTTCGATGGCGCGTTGCCACGCCGCGGGGGCGGTGGGCACACGCGAGACCATTTCTTCAAAAAGGGTGTGAATGATGTTGCCGCGCACAGCGGGGGCGTTGGGCGAACGGGGGTTGAAGCGTTGCAAAAGATAACTGCGCGGGCAAAAATCGGCTTCGACGAGGGCGCGGACGTTGACGAGCCAATCCGGTTCGACAATGACGAGCGAGGCGTCGTCGGCGACAAGGGTGTCGTCGGGCGCGCGGCGCAGGTGGTAGGCGAGCACCTGCAAGCGGCGGTCGCTTTGCCGTCCGGCGTGATGCAGGGCGGCGGCAAGCGGCGTCCATGCGCCTTCCAGCCGCAAAAGCCGGTCGCCGTCCGGCGTTTCCAAATGCAGGGCGGCGGCGCCGGCGGATTGCAACGCCATGACAACGTCGCCCCGCACGTTGGGCACGTCGCACCGTTGCCCATCGTGGCGATAGTGGCAGGGCAGGCAAAAATCGGCGTCGTCGCCGGCGTCGAGGGTGGGCTGGTGTTCCACCAACAGCGGCAAGCGGGCTTGCACCCAGGCGGCGGTGGAGCCCGCCGCATAGGTGGGCGACGCCAGAGGCAAAGACGTTGCCGTGCACGGGCGCGGCAAGGGCACAATGCGCCCATGCCAGTGGTGGGCAAGCAGGCGGCGCACAGCGCGGTACGTGGTGCGCCACGCGGGATGGCGCGCCGTGTAGCAGGCGTGCGGCAAGTGGTCGGGGGCTACGGCGTCGTCAGCCGTTTCGCCGGGCGACGCCAGCCGCACGGCGGTGACGGCATCATGCAGCAGGGGCACGCCGGCGCGTTCACACGCGGCAACCAGGCGCGCGATACGCTGGCGGGCGGGGCGTGTGGGGTCGGTGAAGACCAGCACCACACCTTCCGCTTTCCAGACAAGCAAGTCGGCGGCTGGAAAACCGGCGACGGCGATGTAGAAGGCGTCATCGTTGCCGAGCAGGTTGTTGAGGGCGTGTACCGCTTCGTCCAGTGGCGGCGTCAGGTCGGTGAGACCGTTGATGTACCAGAGTTCAACAGGCATGGTTGGGCATCCCGTCGTGGCAGGTTGTGGTCTGGTTGTAGCGCAGTCCGCAAGTTCTGACAAGTTGCCGACCGTTTCAAGCGAGGTATCATCTGGCGCTATGAAACGCACATGGGGATTGCTTCTGTTCATGGTCTTGCTGGTTGCCGGCGCAGCGGCGTGTCGCTCGACACCGCCGCCCAAGCGTGTTTTGCTGGAAGTGGACGGCACGCGCCGCTGGCTCACCACCAGCGCCGAGACCGTCGCCGACATGCTGGCGGAGCAGGGTGTGGCGCTGGGCGACCTTGACCGCGTTGAGCCGCCTTCGTTCACCCTGCTGGAAGACGGTATGCGCGTGCGTGTGGTACGCGTGCAAGAGCGCTTTGTGGATGAGGACGTGCCGTTGCCCTACACGCGCGAAACCCGCCGCGATGCGACGCTCCCGCGCGGTGAGATTCGCGTGGTGCAATTGGGGCAGGTGGGGCGCGAACGGCTGCGGTGGCGCATTCTCTCTGAAAATGGTGTGGAAGTTTCGCGCGAGGTGGCGTCGCGTGAGACGCTGGCGACGCCCCAACCGGAGATTGTGGTGCTGGGCACGTTGGGCGCATTGGAGCAAGTGCCTATCAGCGGCACGCTGGTGTACCGCGCCGGGGGGAATGCGTGGGTGATGCGCGGCAACAACACGCCACGCGCTTTGACCACAACGGGCGACCTGGACGGGCATGTGTTCGCGCTTTCACCCGATGGGCGCTGGCTGCTCTTCACGCGCAAGCCGATTGGTGGGAACGTGGGGCAAGGCGGTCCCATCAACTCGCTCTGGTTGGTACGGACCGACATTGTGGACGATGAACCGCGCTACCTGGAAACCGACAGCGTCTTGTGGGCGGATTGGCGTCCCTGTTTGCCGCAACAAGGGCGCGCATGCCCGCCCGAACAGTACGAGATTGGCTATTCGACGGCTGAACGCACGCCCAACCCACCGGGCTGGAAAGCCCGCAACGATTTCTGGCTGTTGTCGCTGAACGGCGACGGGACGCTTCTGACGCGGCGCGAGATTGGCGAGCCTGTGGGGGCGGAGTGGTACGCCTGGTGGGGGCGCGAGTGGGCGTGGTCGCCTGATGGACGCCTTGCCGCTTGGGGCAGTGCGACCGCGCTGGGGGTGTTGAATGTTGCGACGCGCCAGCACACCGTGCTCACCACGTTCTACCCGTATGAAACGCTGGCGGCGTGGGTCTGGACACCGCGCCCCGCATGGCGTTCGGATGGGGAATGGCTGGCGGCGGTGGTGCATGCCCCTTCGCCGCGCGCGTTGCGCCCCGACCGCAGTGAGCGCTTCGATTTGTGGCTCTTGCCGATGAGCGTTTCCGCGCCGCCTGTGCCGATTGCCGAAAATGTGGGCATGTGGGCGATGCCGGCGTGGTCGCCCACCGCGCTGGAACTGGCCTACGCACAGGCGGAAGCGCCGGACGGTTCGGCGCTGAGCCGCTATGCGTTGATGCTCATGGACGCCGACGGGTCAAACCGACGGCGTCTCTTCCCTGCAAACGACACACCAGGGATGGAACTTCCCCGTTTCGTCTGGTCGCCCGACGGTGAAGCACTGGCGGCTATCTGGCAGGGCGATCTGTATCTGGTCGCACGCGATGGCACAGCGACGCCACTCACGGCAACCGGTGACGTGACGCATTTGGATTGGCGATAACGAGCGTCCTCACAGTCGCCTGTTGTACGCCCACAAACAAAACGCCCCCGCGCCGTATTGGCGCGAGGGCGTGTGTCGCCTCAGGAACGCGGGCTTAGAAGTCCATCGGCGGCGTGCCGGCGTCGGCCTTTTCCTTTTCGGGCAGGTCCGTCACCAGCGCTTCGGTCGTCAGAATCATCGCGCCGATGCTGGCCGCGTTGAGCAAC of the Ardenticatena maritima genome contains:
- a CDS encoding FtsK/SpoIIIE domain-containing protein, yielding MFENKAMWGDLAQEQSILQALLDAAGLPAEVERAADHGEAHWFYLRTTLDPAAFEVLRPAVARAFDGATLRWRPHAPWLVLEIVRATPQRPFALADVWSHVAALPRFTALLGVTPENAPVHLTLDYPDNASLLVSGGAQSGKSNLLRLLALSAALSTPPRELRMALLHGPRGDNLHALRTLPHVWHVAARPALPALVERLRARTGGGQPALVLVVIDDVEDILVRSGVRGEKALDWLLSEGAAHHVMTVMAARALAHLPAHLRELPRVHLTAAPVGAQIVKAGEAVPPRVQGAQFVLRHAALGDETLVRVPWCGARACAHVVTWYKAHRPIVEPLPEGRAAPEEAAAEEVASPFDETEIPELTLDDE
- a CDS encoding AAA domain-containing protein, with the protein product MPVELWYINGLTDLTPPLDEAVHALNNLLGNDDAFYIAVAGFPAADLLVWKAEGVVLVFTDPTRPARQRIARLVAACERAGVPLLHDAVTAVRLASPGETADDAVAPDHLPHACYTARHPAWRTTYRAVRRLLAHHWHGRIVPLPRPCTATSLPLASPTYAAGSTAAWVQARLPLLVEHQPTLDAGDDADFCLPCHYRHDGQRCDVPNVRGDVVMALQSAGAAALHLETPDGDRLLRLEGAWTPLAAALHHAGRQSDRRLQVLAYHLRRAPDDTLVADDASLVIVEPDWLVNVRALVEADFCPRSYLLQRFNPRSPNAPAVRGNIIHTLFEEMVSRVPTAPAAWQRAIETAWRISALHLALLHLDVREFFANDVRPILERLYRWHRAESLPSPTGRSETFLLAPQVGLKGRIDALWEIPGNVWVGELKTGKPWGERIRLGDQVQLAAYVLMTLARRWARPEGYQAFVLYPNGEGDKAVRYDAALNPHVFQQVVIARNRVVLIDHLGFAPFEQYSANKCRKCVAAEVCEAATVLLGHKDTRPWADVRGRFGFERQFDAETRRWFRTWVRLLDQELTVVKAAHATLWAMTPDARVQTGATIILDRQTDYRDLRAQGEGVLYTFAADNQSELRAGDYVLLSEAPGPLSGRMAEATIVAIDETSLTVQVDEPLEFTPQLVDQYTSEDLLTRQYTPLWLWLKQPPERRDLVIRHRAPLFDAAVPRLHHAPTIGGRPLNERQQEALDKLARMRDYMLVQGPPGTGKTTLIAALVRECLARGERVLLAAGTNTAVDNMVRALLDVGLGEHVVRLGNPLRTDPQVHGRLLGELAFHEDVETHIAQMRRLLLEAPVLAATASTWMRGTWDGALRFDVAIVDEAGQMTLPATLAPLRFARKFVLIGDHKQLPPVVQSEGRRRMSDILFEDQTPRLSRSLFEDLIVADMQRGGIATVMLEEQYRMNADICRIASERWYDNRLVPGTDEVARARLAVGALPDDAYAPIRDPARPVVWVDTPLSANGLPRQNEHEAALVADLLEGYFAAGLTWEQVGVIAPFRAQVAAIRRMLVRRFGEGALEHIRNSVDTVDRFQGQERDLIIVSLSLYAPFVPDLLRDERRLNVAITRARRKLILLGSLAVLKKEPIYAALVSSLDSNRFVWG
- a CDS encoding G5 domain-containing protein encodes the protein MKRTWGLLLFMVLLVAGAAACRSTPPPKRVLLEVDGTRRWLTTSAETVADMLAEQGVALGDLDRVEPPSFTLLEDGMRVRVVRVQERFVDEDVPLPYTRETRRDATLPRGEIRVVQLGQVGRERLRWRILSENGVEVSREVASRETLATPQPEIVVLGTLGALEQVPISGTLVYRAGGNAWVMRGNNTPRALTTTGDLDGHVFALSPDGRWLLFTRKPIGGNVGQGGPINSLWLVRTDIVDDEPRYLETDSVLWADWRPCLPQQGRACPPEQYEIGYSTAERTPNPPGWKARNDFWLLSLNGDGTLLTRREIGEPVGAEWYAWWGREWAWSPDGRLAAWGSATALGVLNVATRQHTVLTTFYPYETLAAWVWTPRPAWRSDGEWLAAVVHAPSPRALRPDRSERFDLWLLPMSVSAPPVPIAENVGMWAMPAWSPTALELAYAQAEAPDGSALSRYALMLMDADGSNRRRLFPANDTPGMELPRFVWSPDGEALAAIWQGDLYLVARDGTATPLTATGDVTHLDWR
- the rsmG gene encoding 16S rRNA (guanine(527)-N(7))-methyltransferase RsmG, producing the protein MPIPPPPIALTPEQMRLLDAYADALQDGNRRINLTAITDRDAIFIKHFWDTLAITPHLDALLPPDAHLIDVGTGGGIPGLVLAIARPTWRITLLDATRKKVHFVEETARTLGLNNVRAVWGRAEEVARESDHREQYDAAVARAVAPLRVLAELCLPFVRVGGWWCAMKGPAVAEEAAEAHAAIALLGGEPPHIEMVEVPGADAQRAVVLVRKHAPTPERYPRRAGVPHKRPLG